A single window of Maylandia zebra isolate NMK-2024a linkage group LG2, Mzebra_GT3a, whole genome shotgun sequence DNA harbors:
- the LOC143412359 gene encoding NLR family CARD domain-containing protein 3-like, with protein MMEEPKEQPAKAAPSAEEELARVRSAFVWRVTTEILTQLLEALVCDTVLNELEKESILEKNLARADKARSFIDTVRKKGDKACKITIKHLQIKDPSLFSQLRLNSDPSAQQDALQKCQPKLKSKLKKFQRVFEGIAKAGKPTLLNQIYTELYITEGGTAEVNDEHEVRQIETASRKPDGPETTIRQEDIFKDTPGRDEPIRSVLTKGVAGIGKTVLTQKYSLDWAEDKANQDIQFIFPFTFRELNVLKEEKFSLVGLVHHFFTETKEAGICSFEDFQVVFIFDGLDECRLPLDFHKTVTDVTMPTTVDVLLTSLIRGNLLPSAHVWITTRPAAADQIPPEYVHRVTEVRGFTDPQKEEYFRNRFRDEEQASRIISHIKTSRSLHIMCHIPVFCWITTTVLERVLKTREGGQLPNTLTEMYIHFLVVQAKVKKVKYNRGRATDPHWSPESKKMIESLGKLAFDQLQKGNLIFYESDLTECGIDIRAASVYSGVFTQIFKEESGLYQDKVFCFIHLSVQEFLAALHVHLTFINSGLNLMEQQQTTSKKSETGESAEKHFYQSAVNKALQSPNGHLDLFLRFLLGLSLQTNQALLRGLLTQTGSSSQTNKKTVQYIKEKLSEDLSAEKSINLFHCLNELNDRSLVEEIQQSLRSGSLSTDKLSPAQWSALVFILLSSEEDLDVFDLKKYSASEEALLRLLPVVKASNKALLSSCNLSEEGCENLLSVVSSQSCSLRELDLSTNSLEASAVKLLSAAVESPHAKLNILRLNVCELLAENCEAVSSMLSSQSSTLTELDLSIKNVQDSGVKILSAGLQSLNCKLNTLRSDQLTFCFF; from the exons ATGATGGAAGAACCTAAAGAACAGCCAGCCAAAGCAGCTCCATCAGCAG AGGAGGAGCTTGCCAGGGTGCGGTCAGCCTTTGTCTGGAGGGTAACAACAGAAATCCTCACACAGCTGCTTGAGGCCCTCGTATGTGACACTGTCTTAAATGAGTTGGAGAAAGAATCGATACTGGAGAAGAACCTAGCCAGAGCAGATAAGGCACGCAGCTTCATCGACACAGTGAGGAAAAAAGGAGACAAAGCATGCAAGATAACAATCAAACATCTTCAGATCAAAGatccttctcttttctctcagCTGCGTTTGAACTCTGATCCATCTGCTCAACAAG ATGCTCTTCAGAAGTGTCAGCCTAAACTTAAGTCTAAGCTGAAGAAGTTCCAgcgtgtgtttgagggcatcgctaaagcaggaaaaccaaccctcctgaatcagatctacacagagctctacatcacagagggagggactgcagaggtcaatgatgaacatgaggtcagacagattgaaacagcatccaggaaaccagacggaccagaaacaaccatcagacaagaagacatctttaaagacacacctggaagagatgaaccaatcagatcagtgctgacaaagggagtggctggcattgggaaaacagtcttaacacagaaatacagcctggactgggctgaagacaaagccaaccaggacatccagttcatatttccattcactttcagagagctgaatgtgctgaaagaggaaaagttcagcttggtgggacttgttcatcacttctttactgaaaccaaagaagcaggaatctgcagctttgaagacttccaggttgtgttcatctttgatggtctggatgagtgtcgacttcctctggacttccacaaaactgtgACTGATGTTACGATGCCCACCACAGTTGATGTACTTCTCACAAGCCTGATCAGGGGGAATCTTCTTCCCTCTGCTCAcgtctggataaccacacgacctgcagcagcagacCAGATCCCCCCTGAGTATGTTCACAGggtgacagaggtcagggggttcactgacccacagaaggaggagtacttcaggaaccgattcagagatgaggagcaggccagcaggatcatctcccacatcaagacatctcgaagcctccacatcatgtgccacatcccagtcttctgctggatcactacTACAGTTCTGGAGCGTGTCCtgaaaaccagagagggaggacagctgcccaacaccctgactgagatgtacatccacttcctggtggttcaggccaaagtgaagaaggtcaagtataaTAGAGGACGtgcaacagatccacactggagccCAGAGAGCAAGAAGATgattgagtctctgggaaaactggcttttgatcagctgcagaaaggaaacctgatcttctatgaatcagacctgacagagtgtggcattgatatcagagcagcctcagtgtactcaggagtgttcacacagatctttaaagaggaaagtggactgtaccaggacaaggtgttctgcttcatccatctgagtgttcaggagtttctggctgctcttcatgtccatctgaccttcatcaactctggactcaatctgatggaacaacaacaaacaacatccaagaagtctgaaacaggagaatctgcagagaaacacttctaccagagtgctgtgaacaaggccttacagagtccaaatggacacctggacttgttcctccgcttcctcctgggtctttcactgcagaccaatcaggctctcctacgaggtctgctgacacagacaggaagtagctcacagaccaataagaaaacagtccagtacatcaaggagaagctcagtgaggatctgtctgcagagaaaagcatcaatctgttccactgtctgaatgaactgaatgatcgttctctagtggaggagatccaacagtccctgagatcaggaagtctctccacagataaactgtctcctgctcagtggtcagctctggtcttcatcttactgtcatcagaagaagatctggatgtgtttgacctgaagaaatactctgcttcagaggaggctcttctgaggctgctgccagtggtcaaagcctccaacaaagctct gctgagcagctgtaacctgtcagaggaaggctgtgaaaatttgttgtcagtggtcagctcccagtcctgtagtctgagagagctggacttgAGTACCAACAGCCTGGAGGCttcagcagtaaagcttctgtctgctgcagtggagagtccacaCGCCAAACTGAATATTCTGAG actCAACGTCTGTGAACTTCTAGCGGAAAACTGTGAAGCTGTGTCCTCAATGCTCAGCTCTCAGTCCTCtactctgacagagctggacctgagtatcaAAAatgtgcaggattcaggagtgaagattctgtctgctggactacaaagtttaaactgtaaactaaatactctgaggtcagatcaattgacattttgttttttttaa